The Triplophysa dalaica isolate WHDGS20190420 chromosome 20, ASM1584641v1, whole genome shotgun sequence genome segment ATAGCATTAGCGCCGAACTTAGCTGTAAAGATTAAAAAGAACAAACTCTGTTGTTGGGGACAAACAGACTCCGGAAGAGAGTAAATCGGATCaattattcataaaacattttagataTTAGAGTTTACAGTCACAATAATTCACAGAAGTCTTCAGTTACTTCAGGGTGTACGTGGGTGTGTGGCCTTGTTTGCCGTTGTGTGcttgcatgagtgtgtgtgtgcttgcgtgtaTGCGTGTTACATTTGTTCTCCGTTCCATCGAGCTCCAGCATGAATTTGTCGATCTTCTCCTGCTCAACCACACTGAACTTCTGCAGACAGAGGTTGATAGATTACTTagaatattatttacaataactaAGACTTTCTAAAGTGTCAAAGCAACGATACAGAATAGAAATTAGGGAAATCTTTCATAagaacaaattaagagtttggtttcaaaaatcatgttattattgtgttagttagctgtattttttagtgATTATGgcttaattaaaaaacaaactaactgcagtttcattgatattcatttgaatacacattaaaaaacatgatttttgaacaatttGAAAAAActgagttctcattttggaacaaagCTCGTCAAATGTCATTGTCTGTAGGATCCAGATGTTGAACGTACAGactaaaaataataagaatCAGTTTGATGACCTGTTTGAAGATCTTGACGATGAAGGATATGATCTCACCTTCTCAATCAGTTTGGGGGCGATGTCCTTGTTCACATGATCCACAGCCTTCTGGGtgcctaaaacacacacatttctcttCTATAGATGCTTTTCACCTCCATCCATCGGTCATATGTAAGAGTTATCGATCTCACAGTTTGCTCTTATGAGAGGTTAGGATGATAGTGATATGAACTTGCAAGTATGTTTGGTGTAGGGGTAGAAGGCTTACAGGAGACAACAGACTGATTGTAGTGGAAAAATCAGGTACCTTTGCCCAGGTAGCGAGCTTTGTCTCCATCTCGGAGCTCCAGAGCCTCATGAACTCCAGTAGAGGCACCGCTGGGAACAGCTGCCCTGAATCGACCTGAGACACAAGAAATGGAGAGCTGATAAAGACATGCAGGTTGTTTTGTTACTAGGGTGACAGATGAGATCACCGTCAGTCTGTGCGATTTCTGAGATATCACATTCTCTACCATGGATAAAAAAGGTTAACATCACCTTTAGTAGTGTAGAGATCCACCTCGACTGTGGGATTTCCTCTGGAGTCAAGGATCTCACGAGCGTGAATTTTAGTGATCGACATCCTTAAAAACAGAGAATCACAAATGAAGCGATAGAAAAAGTGACAGAGACTGCAATTCAGTGTTCAGATgtacaatacacacacacacacaacacacaacactacAGCTGTCCTTGCAGATACTGTCGAacatttgttactatttatagATCGGCTTGAGGACCAGACAGAAAAATGctaaagaatgtgtgtgtgtgtttcagaaatCTCCACATGACCTTTAGAAAGACTTGCTGAACTCTGACCTTTCTGTAAAAGCAGCCTGACCTTTGCATGTGGGCAATGACACTGTATCACTGATCAGATTGGACTCTCTCACAACCAGAAACCCCAGATATCAAGTATTTAAAACCTCAGATCATCTCAAATACTCCCGTTTGTTCTGATGGAGAACTAATAACTTTCATCGCGAAAGTGACGCGCGTGATTGAGTTTGGTCAATACTGCCCTGTGCACGAGCACTGTGACGCAACACGAGAGTTATTCAATAACGGACTTTACACCGAGGGGGTGTGTACACCCTCTGaaagaaaagtttgtttttatcaaCTTTTTCTCTTTCAAACGGAGTGTTGAAATACGTTTCTATGACACGTCACGATTTTAAATCATGAACTGTCAAACAAACTCTCTGCAAAACTGTACTGCGATTTAATTATGGACGTTACGCGTTCTGATCCGGATCTGTCAGTCATGTTTCTCTTCCGGAACGCTGAAGGTCATTTCACTTTGAACCTCGTCTAATGTTCGCATTCAGTTTAAGAAAAGCGTTCAGCTTCAGTTTAatgcatcatcatcatcatcatcatcatcatcataaaaCTGCACAATCCGATGAAAACGGTTCACATGTCGCGAGTTCAGCACAGAAATAATCACAGTTCATCCAGCGGagctgatctcagatcagcaACAGTTTCACATTGTCAAATTCACTTCAGCTGTTCTCGTGCGCGATTGACAGGTCGCATATTAAGGTGTAAATGGcaatcacacaaaacacacagtgtTACACGTAGAAGTGAAGCAGAACAGTTCATTAcctgaagagagaaagagcgtctgtctgtctgtctgtctgtctgtctgtctgtctgtctcgaGGTGTGATGGTCGTCGAGTGCGCGCCTCCACCTCAGCTGTGCAATTTATAGACGCTCTCTCAACAATGTCCCGTATATGGAGAAGAGTTAAGGGAGCGTCTATGAATGACTGAGTGTTTTAATCACGACCCACACACAGCAACATCGACGAAAAAGTTTTACTTTGTCATAAAggaatcacttttatatttataattcaatACTTGTTTTAGTAAACTAGATGTTTTTGGAGAAAACACTCAGCAGTATTCAAAACCACATATAAACGAAATTAAAACCGAGATTTTAAACCAAGTGGGGTGGGGGGCTTTAAGCTTGGGATGCAACACATTCACGTCACGTGATCACAATGTCACGACTCTACAGGAGGTGTGGCTTTGGTGAAATGCTGGTTCTTTTTGCAGTCTGATCGGTGATCCAGCACATACATattatctcaaaatatctttcagtgCAACATTTGATGTTTGACTGCTGATTTGcacatttgttgtgtttgtgtctcatGAAAATGGCTGTGTTGGATCAGAGCATTGGTTATTCAGCACAGGGCCTCAATCTTCATTGACGTCTACTCTTCAGCTGAAGTCACAAACACTCAGACGCTCCCTTATGAAGCTCCACACTTGAATGAAAGGTCAGGGTTGAACTAAAGGTGGAAATGTGAGAGTTGGTCTGGGTTCGAACCTAAAGGGCATCCATGAAGATCtcccatcctctctctctctctcacgctcactctctctctctctctctctctctctctcactctctctctctctctctctctctctctctgtcttctctctctcttcttctttctttctctctctctctctctctctctctcactctcactctcactctctctcactctctttctttctctctctctctctcactctctctctttctctctctctctctctctctctctctctctctctcactctctctcactctctttctttctctctctctctctctctcactctctctctctctctcactctctctctctttctttctctctctctctctctctcttcttctctctctctctctctctctctcacaaacacacacacactttcctgTAGCATGAGGTTAAAATTAGCATCTCTATCATGAGACCTAACAGACACTTGTGATGTTTAAGAGGTTGTCAGTGATAGTGTCCAGCAGATTTCTGTCAGTCACatctttacatttactttatgcatttttatccaaagcgacgtattgcattatattatacatttttatcagagtatgtgcaatccctgggatcgaacccttAACATTGGCGTTGCTAGCGTCATGCTTTAACAGTTAAGCTTTAGATGTTAGGACCAGTTTTCCACTGCTTCTGGAGTGATGTGCGAGGGTGTAAATGGTGCCTAAAATATGAATCATTCCTATTATGTCTGTGTCTGATAGTAGACGCGTGCTTGTTAAACCGGTTGATCTTTTCTCAATGTTACAGGGTGAAgcacagaaatatattatatacactTTAGACCATGCAAAGATTTTGCTCCAAAACCTGCACAGAAGATACAAAACGTCTGAGCATCAGAACATGTgtgtgatgagtgtgtgtgtgactgttaTGTTGAAACACACCTGACTTGCCATCACGCATTACGACCACATGATGGCgccacagtgtgtgtgtttggcctTCATGATGAAAACGGCTCATAAATCAAATACATCTTCTACAGTACAGAAACAATTGTGTCTCTTACGGAAGTCCCCATAAAACACACCGCGTGTGTGCTGAAGAGCTCGTGTCTCTGCGGTTTCAGTGTCATGTGCAACATTTCCTGTTTCATCTGTTGCACCACAGTTCAAACTGcagagagtgtgttgtgtgtgtgaacagtgttatctgtttgttgtgtgtgtgtttgaatctCTGTGTGGAGGTTTTgtaatgtttactttttaaatcaCACAATGGCACCTGTTGGTGCTGCTCAAGCGTAAGAGTTTTCTATCATGAACACGTGATTGTTAACATGAGAATGATTTTACACAGAAATGAATTCTGCTTGTGTTTCACGCTAACAAACAGCCGATGTCCTTCCCTGCGCCGCCGCTTACTGAAGTGTTGAGAGCATGCAAAACCTCGCTTCGCTTAAGATTACCTTCAGCTCTTGACTGCTGTTCAAgattgcgtgtgtgtgtttaggtgttGTGTTCATTTGCTTGTTTGACATGAACACGCACAACAGTAAAGACGTGAGCTGCATTTCTGTTGTGATCACTAAAGGGCAAAGCAGTGGACTCGAAAACTGATGTCATTGACACAAAAGCAAACACGTTTGtcatgaacagacagacagcagcTGCTCCATAGAAACTCATCCTCTCTTTATTTGAAATCTAACAGTCAGAAATCACTGATTTGTTCCGCAGTGgtattacacacaaacaattgTACAAATAGATGCTAAACCATTTGAAATGATGCTCCGCTTATCTCACACAACCAAATACTATAGTACCATAAAATCAACCAATTTATCAATGATGAAAACCAATAACAACTTTGATATAAACTAGAGTTTGTGTTTCACTGCCTAGTTGAAGAGACGATGAGACCAAACAGAGACTCAAGACTCCTGGAGCGAGACGGAGACTCGAGGCCTCTCTGACAAACGTCTCGCATCTGGTCTTCTGGCTTCTGTAAAGACAATCAGGTCGGATGCGACAGAGGAAGTAGGCGTGGCACAGCAGGGTGAGGTGGGCGGAGCCAGAGGGGCAGGGTCTGTTGGGGTGTGATCACATGTTCATTTTTCTGAGGTACGCTGCCATATCAAAGACGGGTGGATTAATTTTTCCTCCATGTGCATCCTTTACTCCTTTAGCGATGATAAGAGCTGAAACACAAAGAGGGAGAGATCAGACCACAGAACCACAAACTAAATCTTTACCTGCATTCTTAATAGTCATCACTAAAAAATAAGTCAATGTTACCATATGTAAAGTCAAAACACGTAGGATTGTATTCACTCTCTCACCTTTTTGAGATTTGCCGATGGTGATTGAAAACGGCTCGGGCTCTTTTTCTGAGGTCTTCATCTTGACGTCCAAGGTGTTCTGACCGTCCACATTCAGAGTGTCTCTCAGCACCGTACACTTCCTACCCGCCAGAGACACGCCATTAGCAAACAGACTGCTGCGGTCATTGGCTACAATAGCCTGGACTTCTGctggctgagagagagagagagagagagagagagagaggctcaaacctggctgcaagatatgtcaagtacTGCCACGACAAAAGAACAaccatcacaacacaacacaacactgacactaTGACAGGATCTTGTCACCCTCACTGAGAACTGTATTTGTGCCCGTTTATAAAATAGATTTGTCTGTGCTTTGGCAATATAAAAATTagttttatcatgccaataaagctttgttgaatcttgagagagagagagagagagagagagagagagagagagagaggggttaCAATGGTCCAGGAAACACATGCTGCAACAAGCAAAAGATTTTAAACAGgccctcacacacacagaattcTTGTGTAGttcatgttttgtcatgttCTTAAAGACGACGCCTAACTTCACTTCCAGGCTGCAATGAGCTTCAATCTTCCTCTATTTTTGAATATTTCATAATTCCAGTAAATTAAACGGAAATCACAAATAAGATACCTTAAAATAACGTGAGTtcataaaaacatcatataGAACAAAAGACCCCAAACTAGAGAAATGCTGATGAAGTCATTAGAGATTAGGACATCACTTTGAGTGTCTGATAAACACAGTCTGAGACACAACATCAGGCAAAGCTGCAGGTTCTAATGTGACAACACTGCaagatgcacaaacacacacacgcaaatatCTATCTAGCTTATCCTCAAGACAGCCCATAAATCTCTAATTTTCGTGCATGAAGGTTATATACAGAGCAGATCAAACCCTTCACAAGTGTCTCTTCAATCAAAagcaaaattataaaacatttgcatcCTCATATGAAAACATCGCGAGGTGCTCACGTATATTGTGATATCACTAAAATACTAATATCAATGGATATCTATCTATAAATGAAGATGGTTCCACAATGAGATCTTTTTATtcagaaatctttttttataatgttttaatgttattattgtGTTCCAtttgttagttagctgtattagttattatggcttaaatcagaagaaaccaactgcagtttgattgatattaattgaaatgcacaataataaaacatgatttaagttgaaaacatttaaaaaacggagttatctcattttggaaccaacctcttaaaatacacacacagcgTTAAAAGTATATGTTTCATCTATTTCTAATTCTGAAGAAAATCACTCACAGAAGACGCCTTCTGCAGACGCGTGAACGCGCGCACCACAGGCGGAAGCGGTCCGTGCGCGCAAAAAGAGGTACCCTCATTCACAAGCTTCCGCCTTTAACACACATGACCAAATAAGGAGCCGTTCTCAGAACTCCGCGAGACTGTGTTGAGGAAATTCAGCGCAAATAAGTAAAGTGTCTCTTAGCAGCGACGAAAACGTTTATCTTCACATAACTGCACAGGAAGTCTCACCGATGACGATCTACGCACTTATAACTTAAACGCTTCGGTTAAACTAGCGAAATGAACCTGTCCGCATGCGCGACTGTTCAATAATAACGAAAGCTGTACTTTCTGTCGCGTCAGAACGCTCGTAACAATGTTGGGTTTTAGTTTTGAGCGAGTTTTAGTTTCGTAGCGCACAACGTTTATAACAGACGCTTCGAAAACGGAGAAAGTTTTCCGCATCCTGGTTACGCCTTTTGAGCGCGGATGGGAGAATGCGTAAACATGGTGACAATTAAGAAATGCACCCGAATCTAAGGACAGGACGGTATGAAAGTGTGTTAAGTATTCTACCGTGACTTTGCACAGCCATCCACCGGGAGTTGACGCCCAGACGGACTCCTGACCCGCCGCGTGCCCGATGATGACCGCATCATCCACCCATTCGCTCTTTGTCAGGCTGCTGATGTAACTGTCCCAACTCATGACTGCTGCTCGAGAtctacaaacaataaaacaattcagaCACACTCACAAATAATCACATTTCATATTGACGTGTGTTATTCTCGGCGCTGCTGGTTTACACAGCGAGAGCGGAAGAAGCACTGCGTCTGTCAGTTGAATCTGAGTTAAGGTGCCAATAGTTGCACGCTGCAAAACAGACGGAAAGTGACAGAAAcgatgaaagaaagtcaagtACCTGAACTCTGTTCGTGCTCCGATGCGAAGTGAGTTTAAGGAAGTCCGCGTCAGTTTATATGCGGCGGCGGCAGCGCGCGCCCTGCCCCACGAGCCACTTCCGCAGGCAACTCGAGACACTCGTCTCAATTCATATTCATAGACATTTATTACAGACAGACAGTAGTTGTTATCACTATCAAAGTTTTCTGCTTAAATGCCTTTCAAAGAATAACGATTGGGTTAAAGTGAAAGTTTAAGAGCTGATTGCTGAGGTTTGAAATTTGCAGTTAAACAAATGACCcgagaacacagacacacatagaAACTTAGTGAGATATTCACGTGTATTTCTGGTTAAACTGCATTAAGAGTATCTGAGAGAAGAGAAGTCATTGTAATGTAGATGTAGTTTCAGGTGTAAATGTGATGTGTCGATCTTCATTCAAATAACTgggtgtgttgtgtttaaaagcATCTCTGGAGCTCTTCCCAAATCTcttgtatttacattttcttctaAAAGAGATTCACGTGCACTAACGCAACAGTTCCGCTCCCAGAATGTGCTCAAAATATGCCACATATTGAAATAATATGACATATAACACGCTGCTTTAGAATACAATACAGTGCACATGGTCATGCCAACCGTGTTGTGTTTTTAGAGAATGACAGATTGGTGAGGGAACAGGAAAATGTTTCAGTGTGGAAGTGCATTAGGTAATAAGTAGTGTTCTGAACCTGTCTAACAGGCTCCTGAGTCCTGATCCTGCAGATAGTTCTGCTGGATATCTACATGTATTGCGTTCGTGACCCCGAAGAGGGAGACAGAAAGATCTTTTGATGGATCCAGTGATCATTCAGACCTCACTTCAACGGTTTGACATGTTTGGCCATTTCCAGAGTGTTGAAGATAAAAGCAGATGACAGAACTCAACCGCGACATCCTGTTGGTGAATCTGCCTGATGTGACAGGAAGAACTCGACTCagtgacattttcatttcagtgcTGTATCCGAATGTGAGAATCCCCGACTGTCCCGCCGTCTTCAATGCAGTGGCATAAGAGATGACCCATGCAGTGACCAATCAGCTTGTGCCAGAGAGAGAATGAGGCGGGGCCGAACACAGAGGATGCAGAGCTCATCACCGACAGACCACCATCAGACAACCTCTACAACATGTACAACATCACagcgagagacagacagaaatccCACCAGAGCGAAATAAACAGATTacgtattattattattgaaatattCAAGCACTAATAGATCAAAGCATTGCATTACAGAATGAACAGATTACAAAAACCATCTGCAGTCAATGAGTGTTGATGACGAGAAGACATTTCTCCTCGAGCTGTGGAATTTTGCCTCATGTTCTTACTGGTTTGGCCCAAGCAGGAGATGCTTCTCTCATAACATGCGTCCACATGCTGACTAATGTAACGAAAACAGAATGCATGCCTGCGAGgcaaatacacacacgcacgcgcatGCACGCTGGGTGTGTAAAATGCATTGGAGTGTGAGAGCAGAGACATCCTTATCTTAGACTTTATCAAGAAACAGGCACTTTATCAAGCAGCCATGTCTTCTGAACAAAGTACACGCGTGTGCGAGGTTGTGAAAGCATGTGCAGGATCCTACTTAATGAATGATTAAAACAAGACAATAAGACGGTTCTACAGAACCCTGAATGTACCATATCAGCGATTATGAACTTCTTCATTCTTCTAAAGATTGTAGATGACAGAAGTGAACAGACACAGAGACCAGAGCGGTTGTGTTCTGACTGACATTAAAACATCCTCATGACACATGAAGCAACTCTGTTTTGACATTCCAACATATTCTGACCGTTCTCGAGAATGAAGCGTTTTAGCTTCTGCTGTAGATGTCGTGTATGTGTAAGAGCTCATTTGCCAGTCAAAAGTGGAAGAAAATTGCTGAAAGTCAGCAGGGTGGGAATCGATTCACTCAGATCCTCAATACAAGACTTCTGAAGTCAATGACAAATGTAGAGAAAACCCCTGCTAAAGGTGTTGATGTGGATCAGAATTTGGGGTGTGAGATCCTCGACACTAATGCTGGCTTTATACATATTATTCTGAGGTTCATGTGTGACTGTATTtaagtattatattatatttggtCAGATCTGCAGAGTTCAACTAGAGACGACTGATCAGTCTGTCATTGCGctgcaaaaaaatgactttcacaTTTAGTATTTTTCTCTTGTTGTCCAGTActaatgtctaaacattctgtCAACGAAGATGCATATTTGCTTCGAACAAGCAAAaacaaatctgccaatggggtgagagaaataatcttgaattaagtgACTAAGCAAAATTTAAACCTTAATTGAAGAttat includes the following:
- the pfn1 gene encoding profilin-1, which encodes MSWDSYISSLTKSEWVDDAVIIGHAAGQESVWASTPGGWLCKVTPAEVQAIVANDRSSLFANGVSLAGRKCTVLRDTLNVDGQNTLDVKMKTSEKEPEPFSITIGKSQKALIIAKGVKDAHGGKINPPVFDMAAYLRKMNM